From the Priestia aryabhattai genome, the window TCACTTTGTTGAAGATGTGGCTAAACTTTGCAATCGATACGGTATTCCTTATATGCCCGGATGTATGAGCATTCGAGAAATGGCTAGTGCTCTTGAACTAGGATGCGACATTCTTAAACTATTTCCTGCAGGTCACTTTGATCCATCTTTTATTAAAGCAGTAAATGGTCCTCTACCTAACGTAAAAATTATGCCTACAGGCGGAATTAACTTAAATAACATGGAAGAATGGCTAAACGCAGGTGCTGTAGCCATTGGTATTGGGAGTGATTTAAACAAAGCTTATCAAAATGGTGGGTATGAAGCTGTTGTTCAATTAAGTAAGAAATATATGGGGAAAAGTATTACACTAACGGAGGTGTTATCATGAATATTACCTTTAGATGGTATGGAAAAGGAAATGATACAGTTACTTTGGAACAGGTTAAACAAATTCCCGGGGTAAAAGGAATTGTTTGGGCATTGCATGAAAAGCCTGTAGGGGATGTATGGGAAATAGAAGAAATCCAAAAAGAAATCGAGTATATTCAATCATTTGGTTTTCATACGGATGTTGTTGAAAGCGTTAATGTTCACGAATCTATTAAATTAGGGAATGCAGAGCGAGAACTTTATATCGAGAACTATAAACAGACAATTCGTAATCTCGCAGAATTTGGTGTCAAAGTCATTTGTTATAACTTTATGCCAATCTTTGACTGGACTCGTACTGAAATGTTTCATCCTTTAGCGGATGGATCTACTGCCTTATTTTATGAAAAAGGAAAAGTAGAAAATATTGATCCTAAAGAGCTAATTCATACTGTGACAGCAGCCTCAGATCTGACGTTACCTGGGTGGGAGCCTGAAAAGCTGGATCACATTTCTGAGCTATTTGAGGCTTACAAAAAGATAAACGAAGATTTATTATGGGAAAATTTAGAGTTTTTCCTTAGAGAAGTATTACCTGTGGCAGAGGAATGTGGAATTAAATTGGCCATTCATCCGGATGATCCACCTTGGTCTATTTTTGGGTTACCGCGTATTATTACAGGCGAAACAAGCTATGAAAAATTGATGGCTATATCCGGTTCACCATCTAACGCGTTCACTTTATGTACAGGATCAATGGGCGCTAATCCTAAAAATAATATGGTGGAGATTGCTAAAAAATATGCTTCCCGTTCGCCTTTTGCCCATGTTCGCAATGTAAAAATCTATGAGAACGGCGACTTTGTAGAAACTTCTCATTATACACAAGATGGATCCATCAACATTCAAGGTGTTGTAGAAGAATTAAGCAATCAAAACTATAGCGGTTACGTAAGACCTGATCATGGTCGTCATATTTGGGGAGAAGTTTGTCGCCCTGGCTACGGGTTATATGACCGAGCCTTAGGAATCATGTACTTACTTGGTCTATGGGATGCTCATCAAGTCAATAAGGCAGGGGAGAAAGAATGGGTTCAATTCACGAAAATTTAACTGGAAGAGTTGCTGTAATTACTGGGGGTAGCGGTGTACTTTGTTCTAAAATGGCACAAGAATTAGCAAGGCAAGGTATGAAAGTAGCTATCTTGAACAGAACTATCGATAAAGGAAGAGAAGTAGTTAATGAGATTACAGAATTAGGTAGAACGGCTATTTCCGTTAAGGCCGATGTGTTAGATAGAGATTCTTTATTACATGCAAGAGAAGAAATTCTTAAAACATTTGGCCGTATTGATTTACTTATTAACGGTGCGGGTGGGAATCATCCTGATGCTATTACAGAGGGAGAAAAATATAGCGAAAAGGTGGAGGAAAAAACATTTTTTGATTTAGACGAAAATGGTTTTTCACAAGTGTTTTCTAGTAATTTCATAGGAACGTTTTTAGCTAGTCAAGTTTTTGGAAAAGCTTTATTAGAAGCGAGGTCCCCTGTTATTATTAATATTTCTTCTATGAGTTCATATGCACCGATGACAAAAGTACCAGCCTATAGTGCTGCTAAAGCTTCTATTAATAACTTTACCATGTGGATGGCTGTTCATTTTGCTGAAGCTGGCTTACGAGTAAATGCTATCGCTCCAGGATTCTTTTTAACAAAACAAAATCGAGATTTATTGCTTAATAATGATGGAAGCTTAACAGAAAGATCCAACAAAATTATCACTTCGACACCAATGAAGCGGTTTGGAAAACCAGAGGATTTACTTGGAACATTACTTTGGCTTGCAGATGAAACGTATTCCGGCTTCGTTACGGGTATCACAGTACCAGTTGATGGAGGGTTCATGGCTTACGCAGGCGTCTAGACTATGATATCCATTGTCAAATTGAGCCGTAAAAATAAAAACTATCAACAAATAATTGTAAATACATTCCTAATACAATAAAATATTGTTTGATTACATGAATCATGGATCAATTACTCTTTATAAGTTAGGGATGAATGATATGACCAAGGTAACTATTGCAGATGTAGCTAAACATGCTAAGGTATCCAAAAGTACAATCTCTCAGTTTTTGAACAAGCGATATGAACATATGAGTGAAAAGACCAGAAAAAAGATTGAAGAAGCAATTAAAGATTTAAACTATGAACCTAATATTTTGG encodes:
- a CDS encoding bifunctional 2-keto-4-hydroxyglutarate aldolase/2-keto-3-deoxy-6-phosphogluconate aldolase is translated as MNKYSTVNALTNTKVVAVIRGKDANEATELSKAAVEGGIKAIELTYTTPQIEDTFRALKELDVLLGAGSVLDSETARHAILNGAKFIVSSHFVEDVAKLCNRYGIPYMPGCMSIREMASALELGCDILKLFPAGHFDPSFIKAVNGPLPNVKIMPTGGINLNNMEEWLNAGAVAIGIGSDLNKAYQNGGYEAVVQLSKKYMGKSITLTEVLS
- the uxuA gene encoding mannonate dehydratase, with product MNITFRWYGKGNDTVTLEQVKQIPGVKGIVWALHEKPVGDVWEIEEIQKEIEYIQSFGFHTDVVESVNVHESIKLGNAERELYIENYKQTIRNLAEFGVKVICYNFMPIFDWTRTEMFHPLADGSTALFYEKGKVENIDPKELIHTVTAASDLTLPGWEPEKLDHISELFEAYKKINEDLLWENLEFFLREVLPVAEECGIKLAIHPDDPPWSIFGLPRIITGETSYEKLMAISGSPSNAFTLCTGSMGANPKNNMVEIAKKYASRSPFAHVRNVKIYENGDFVETSHYTQDGSINIQGVVEELSNQNYSGYVRPDHGRHIWGEVCRPGYGLYDRALGIMYLLGLWDAHQVNKAGEKEWVQFTKI
- a CDS encoding SDR family oxidoreductase, with product MGSIHENLTGRVAVITGGSGVLCSKMAQELARQGMKVAILNRTIDKGREVVNEITELGRTAISVKADVLDRDSLLHAREEILKTFGRIDLLINGAGGNHPDAITEGEKYSEKVEEKTFFDLDENGFSQVFSSNFIGTFLASQVFGKALLEARSPVIINISSMSSYAPMTKVPAYSAAKASINNFTMWMAVHFAEAGLRVNAIAPGFFLTKQNRDLLLNNDGSLTERSNKIITSTPMKRFGKPEDLLGTLLWLADETYSGFVTGITVPVDGGFMAYAGV